A single genomic interval of Primulina huaijiensis isolate GDHJ02 chromosome 7, ASM1229523v2, whole genome shotgun sequence harbors:
- the LOC140980621 gene encoding uncharacterized protein isoform X3, with translation MATDSEPTRRKHHRSSSPDNADEHSKRRKHRHHRHRHHRHKSKKDNEEVPNDELEVGRIENDEVEDRKLGNSEDESGAVGDVVVSNGFRFTGVDYEMEEGEIVEDDDLGRYVHGEFEKSKKNLDSDLESGEIKTLQDNDSNLNSSFQEVSKDNVKSVEKNSRKLDKDGEDRKAIGDPDEDRAFSLDDQGNRYYSHKNHENVHMVLSVDGKRTRKLDNMVYPSDQRKSLSSVKRHRVVSSFHSHEQYLNGSSPRSLSKSPVRTRERSRSRSILREPLIVEDTYLAEVNRRSNPGDERVIAPDRNNSDNSWDGMRPKDIKHHSSSYFEGTERSYKRDGREKHRKGSRERDSVKDKEKTRETEREKEREWERERERERTRNRDRARDKERERERERERERERGRNRDRERKGEGRNKDTDRGRTTDRDGGRPRSRDVDKDNESDRFRRRQMYDDEVSFRDRDDDFMHRRNVEDHSRDRSKKSDLENMGINSNSAEKDGENYMREEDIQEDYQDKIVMQLAEQEEDDLDRIKEESRRRKQAILEKYKIKSPKKNELKSEETVKNQDGQSSEQVVSAEVAADSIDNQVEGSEFFVPESNFSVGKSPLENGLSAIQRPAGIGTGGLGEGSPKSERSADMFCDDIFGESPTFVRKAGKADNTAIEKSELHDNWDDAEGYYGYRFGEILDGRYEIIAAHGRGVFSTVVRAKDLKAKSSDPEEVAIKIIRNNETMYKAGMEELVILKKLVKADPENKRHCVRFLSSFKYRNHLCLVFESLHMNLREVLKKFGRNIGLKLTAVRTYAKQLFIALKHLKNCRVLHCDIKPDNMLVNEAKNILKLCDFGNAMFAGKNEITPYLVSRFYRAPEIILGLPYDHPMDIWSIGCCLFELYTGKVLFPGSTNNDMLRLHMELKGPFPKRMLRKGAFADQHFDQDLNFLATEEDPVTKKGIRRLIVNVKPKDFGTLLLGSPELRRFTVHGRSS, from the exons ATGGCTACCGATTCCGAACCCACACGCCGCAAGCACCACCGGTCCTCGTCCCCCGACAATGCCGACGAGCACTCAAAGCGCCGCAAGCACCGCCATCATCGCCACCGCCACCACCGCCACAAGAGCAAGAAAGACAACGAGGAAGTCCCGAATGATGAACTGGAAGTAGGAAGAATTGAAAATGATGAAGTCGAAGATAGGAAATTGGGAAATAGTGAGGATGAAAGCGGTGCTGTCGGTGATGTCGTCGTATCGAACGGATTTCGATTTACCGGGGTGGATTACGAAATGGAGGAAGGGGAGATTGTGGAGGATGACGATTTAGGTCGTTACGTTCATGGTGAGTTTGAGAAGTCGAAGAAGAATTTGGATTCCGACTTGGAGTCAGGAGAGATAAAAACTCTTCAGGACAACGATTCTAACCTG AATTCTTCTTTCCAGGAAGTTAGCAAAGACAATGTGAAAAGTGTAGAGAAAAATTCAAGGAAACTCGATAAAGATGGCGAGGATAGGAAAGCAATCGGTGATCCGGATGAGGACAGAGCATTTAGTTTGGATGATCAAGGAAACAGGTATTATTCACACAAAAATCACGAAAATGTGCATATGGTTCTTAGTGTGGATGGTAAGAGGACTAGAAAATTGGACAATATGGTTTATCCAAGTGATCAGAGGAAAAGTTTGTCATCTGTGAAAAGGCACAGAGTTGTTTCGTCCTTTCACTCGCATGAACAGTATCTGAATGGGAGTTCTCCTAGAAGCTTGTCAAAGTCGCCTGTAAGAACTAGGGAAAGGTCTCGGTCCCGAAGTATTTTGCGTGAGCCTTTAATTGTGGAAGACACTTATCTTGCAGAGGTAAATCGCAGGAGTAATCCTGGCGATGAAAGAGTGATTGCCCCCGACAGAAACAATAGTGATAATAGCTGGGATGGAATGAGGCCGAAAGATATAAAACACCATTCTAGCAGCTATTTTGAAGGAACAGAAAGGTCTTATAAGAGAGATGGGCGTGAGAAACACAGGAAGGGAAGCAGGGAGAGGGACTCAGTTAAGGATAAGGAGAAAACCAGGGAGACTGAACGGGAGAAGGAGAGAGAGTGGGAGAGAGAAAGGGAAAGGGAAAGGACCAGAAATCGTGATAGAGCTAGGGACAAGGAGAGGGAGAGGGAGAGGGAGAGGGAGAGGGAAAGGGAGCGGGGAAGGAACAGGGACAGGGAGAGAAAGGGAGAGGGGAGGAACAAGGATACTGATCGAGGTAGAACAACAGATAGAGATGGTGGCAGGCCTAGAAGCAGAGATGTTGATAAGGATAACGAGAGCGATAGATTCAGAAGGCGTCAGATGTATGATGATGAGGTTAGTTTCAGAGATAGGGACGATGATTTCATGCATAGAAGGAATGTTGAAGATCATTCCAGAGACAGATCAAAGAAAAGTGATTTGGAGAACATGGGCATTAACAGTAATTCAGCGGAGAAGGATGGCGAGAATTATATGAG GGAGGAGGATATACAAGAGGATTATCAAGATAAGATTGTGATGCAACTTGCTGAACAAGAAGAAGATGACCTTGATAGAATTAAGGAGGAAAGTAGGAGGCGCAAGCAAGCTAtccttgaaaaatataaaattaagagCCCTAAAAAAAATGAACTGAAATCAGAAGAAACAG TTAAGAATCAAGATGGACAGTCTTCTGAACAAGTGGTATCTGCAGAAGTTGCAGCAGATAGTATTGACAATCAGGTGGAAGGCTCAGAATTTTTTGTCCCCGAGTCAAACTTTTCGGTTGGAAAATCACCTTTGGAAAATGGTCTTTCAGCCATTCAGAGGCCAGCTGGAATTGGAACTGGTGGACTAGGTGAGGGTTCCCCTAAG AGTGAAAGGTCGGCGGATATGTTCTGTGATGATATATTTGGAGAGTCACCTACTTTTGTTCGTAAAGCG GGAAAAGCGGACAACACGGCTATTGAAAAAAGTGAGCTTCATGACAATTGGGATGATGCAGAAGGATACTATG GCTACCGTTTTGGAGAAATACTTGACGGTCGATACGAAATAATTGCTGCTCATGGGAGAGGCGTCTTTTCTACTGTTGTTCGAGCAAAGGATCTCAAAGCTAAATCCAGTGACCCTGAAGAAGTAGCAATTAAGATCATCCGCAATAATGAAACAAT GTATAAGGCAGGTATGGAAGAGTTGGTCATTCTTAAGAAGTTGGTCAAAGCAGACCCTGAGAACAAGCGCCACTGTGTTCGCTTTCTTTCCTCCTTCAAGTATCGAAATCATCTATGTTTAGTTTTTGAATCTCTGCATATGAACTTACGTGAGGTTCTTAAGAAATTTGGTCGTAATATTGGTCTGAAGCTTACTGCTGTGAGGACGTATGCAAAACAACTATTCATTGCGCTGAAACATCTGAAAAACTGCCGTGTTCTTCATTGTGATATCAAGCCAGATAACATGTTG gTGAACGAAGCTAAAAATATATTGAAGCTATGTGACTTTGGAAATGCCATGTTTGCTGGTAAAAATGAAATCACCCCATACCTTGTCAGCCGTTTTTATCGCGCCCCTGAGATAA TTTTGGGTCTGCCTTATGATCACCCCATGGACATCTGGTCAATTGGTTGCTGTTTGTTTGAGCTCTACACTGGGAAAGTTTTATTTCCTGGTTCTACCAATAATGACATGCTTCGTCTTCACATGGAATTGAAAGGTCCATTTCCCAAAAGGATGCTTCGAAAG GGAGCATTTGCCGACCAACACTTTGACCAGGATTTAAATTTTCTTGCCACAGAGGAGGACCCTGTCACAAAGAAG GGAATTAGGAGACTAATAGTAAACGTGAAGCCAAAAGATTTTGGCACACTGCTTCTGGGATCTCCTG AACTCAGGAGATTCACTGTGCATGGTAGAAGTTCTTAG
- the LOC140980621 gene encoding uncharacterized protein isoform X1, which translates to MATDSEPTRRKHHRSSSPDNADEHSKRRKHRHHRHRHHRHKSKKDNEEVPNDELEVGRIENDEVEDRKLGNSEDESGAVGDVVVSNGFRFTGVDYEMEEGEIVEDDDLGRYVHGEFEKSKKNLDSDLESGEIKTLQDNDSNLNSSFQEVSKDNVKSVEKNSRKLDKDGEDRKAIGDPDEDRAFSLDDQGNRYYSHKNHENVHMVLSVDGKRTRKLDNMVYPSDQRKSLSSVKRHRVVSSFHSHEQYLNGSSPRSLSKSPVRTRERSRSRSILREPLIVEDTYLAEVNRRSNPGDERVIAPDRNNSDNSWDGMRPKDIKHHSSSYFEGTERSYKRDGREKHRKGSRERDSVKDKEKTRETEREKEREWERERERERTRNRDRARDKERERERERERERERGRNRDRERKGEGRNKDTDRGRTTDRDGGRPRSRDVDKDNESDRFRRRQMYDDEVSFRDRDDDFMHRRNVEDHSRDRSKKSDLENMGINSNSAEKDGENYMREEDIQEDYQDKIVMQLAEQEEDDLDRIKEESRRRKQAILEKYKIKSPKKNELKSEETVKNQDGQSSEQVVSAEVAADSIDNQVEGSEFFVPESNFSVGKSPLENGLSAIQRPAGIGTGGLGEGSPKSERSADMFCDDIFGESPTFVRKAGKADNTAIEKSELHDNWDDAEGYYGYRFGEILDGRYEIIAAHGRGVFSTVVRAKDLKAKSSDPEEVAIKIIRNNETMYKAGMEELVILKKLVKADPENKRHCVRFLSSFKYRNHLCLVFESLHMNLREVLKKFGRNIGLKLTAVRTYAKQLFIALKHLKNCRVLHCDIKPDNMLVNEAKNILKLCDFGNAMFAGKNEITPYLVSRFYRAPEIILGLPYDHPMDIWSIGCCLFELYTGKVLFPGSTNNDMLRLHMELKGPFPKRMLRKGAFADQHFDQDLNFLATEEDPVTKKGIRRLIVNVKPKDFGTLLLGSPGEDPKMLANFKDLMEKIFVLDPDKRLSVSQALSHPFITGK; encoded by the exons ATGGCTACCGATTCCGAACCCACACGCCGCAAGCACCACCGGTCCTCGTCCCCCGACAATGCCGACGAGCACTCAAAGCGCCGCAAGCACCGCCATCATCGCCACCGCCACCACCGCCACAAGAGCAAGAAAGACAACGAGGAAGTCCCGAATGATGAACTGGAAGTAGGAAGAATTGAAAATGATGAAGTCGAAGATAGGAAATTGGGAAATAGTGAGGATGAAAGCGGTGCTGTCGGTGATGTCGTCGTATCGAACGGATTTCGATTTACCGGGGTGGATTACGAAATGGAGGAAGGGGAGATTGTGGAGGATGACGATTTAGGTCGTTACGTTCATGGTGAGTTTGAGAAGTCGAAGAAGAATTTGGATTCCGACTTGGAGTCAGGAGAGATAAAAACTCTTCAGGACAACGATTCTAACCTG AATTCTTCTTTCCAGGAAGTTAGCAAAGACAATGTGAAAAGTGTAGAGAAAAATTCAAGGAAACTCGATAAAGATGGCGAGGATAGGAAAGCAATCGGTGATCCGGATGAGGACAGAGCATTTAGTTTGGATGATCAAGGAAACAGGTATTATTCACACAAAAATCACGAAAATGTGCATATGGTTCTTAGTGTGGATGGTAAGAGGACTAGAAAATTGGACAATATGGTTTATCCAAGTGATCAGAGGAAAAGTTTGTCATCTGTGAAAAGGCACAGAGTTGTTTCGTCCTTTCACTCGCATGAACAGTATCTGAATGGGAGTTCTCCTAGAAGCTTGTCAAAGTCGCCTGTAAGAACTAGGGAAAGGTCTCGGTCCCGAAGTATTTTGCGTGAGCCTTTAATTGTGGAAGACACTTATCTTGCAGAGGTAAATCGCAGGAGTAATCCTGGCGATGAAAGAGTGATTGCCCCCGACAGAAACAATAGTGATAATAGCTGGGATGGAATGAGGCCGAAAGATATAAAACACCATTCTAGCAGCTATTTTGAAGGAACAGAAAGGTCTTATAAGAGAGATGGGCGTGAGAAACACAGGAAGGGAAGCAGGGAGAGGGACTCAGTTAAGGATAAGGAGAAAACCAGGGAGACTGAACGGGAGAAGGAGAGAGAGTGGGAGAGAGAAAGGGAAAGGGAAAGGACCAGAAATCGTGATAGAGCTAGGGACAAGGAGAGGGAGAGGGAGAGGGAGAGGGAGAGGGAAAGGGAGCGGGGAAGGAACAGGGACAGGGAGAGAAAGGGAGAGGGGAGGAACAAGGATACTGATCGAGGTAGAACAACAGATAGAGATGGTGGCAGGCCTAGAAGCAGAGATGTTGATAAGGATAACGAGAGCGATAGATTCAGAAGGCGTCAGATGTATGATGATGAGGTTAGTTTCAGAGATAGGGACGATGATTTCATGCATAGAAGGAATGTTGAAGATCATTCCAGAGACAGATCAAAGAAAAGTGATTTGGAGAACATGGGCATTAACAGTAATTCAGCGGAGAAGGATGGCGAGAATTATATGAG GGAGGAGGATATACAAGAGGATTATCAAGATAAGATTGTGATGCAACTTGCTGAACAAGAAGAAGATGACCTTGATAGAATTAAGGAGGAAAGTAGGAGGCGCAAGCAAGCTAtccttgaaaaatataaaattaagagCCCTAAAAAAAATGAACTGAAATCAGAAGAAACAG TTAAGAATCAAGATGGACAGTCTTCTGAACAAGTGGTATCTGCAGAAGTTGCAGCAGATAGTATTGACAATCAGGTGGAAGGCTCAGAATTTTTTGTCCCCGAGTCAAACTTTTCGGTTGGAAAATCACCTTTGGAAAATGGTCTTTCAGCCATTCAGAGGCCAGCTGGAATTGGAACTGGTGGACTAGGTGAGGGTTCCCCTAAG AGTGAAAGGTCGGCGGATATGTTCTGTGATGATATATTTGGAGAGTCACCTACTTTTGTTCGTAAAGCG GGAAAAGCGGACAACACGGCTATTGAAAAAAGTGAGCTTCATGACAATTGGGATGATGCAGAAGGATACTATG GCTACCGTTTTGGAGAAATACTTGACGGTCGATACGAAATAATTGCTGCTCATGGGAGAGGCGTCTTTTCTACTGTTGTTCGAGCAAAGGATCTCAAAGCTAAATCCAGTGACCCTGAAGAAGTAGCAATTAAGATCATCCGCAATAATGAAACAAT GTATAAGGCAGGTATGGAAGAGTTGGTCATTCTTAAGAAGTTGGTCAAAGCAGACCCTGAGAACAAGCGCCACTGTGTTCGCTTTCTTTCCTCCTTCAAGTATCGAAATCATCTATGTTTAGTTTTTGAATCTCTGCATATGAACTTACGTGAGGTTCTTAAGAAATTTGGTCGTAATATTGGTCTGAAGCTTACTGCTGTGAGGACGTATGCAAAACAACTATTCATTGCGCTGAAACATCTGAAAAACTGCCGTGTTCTTCATTGTGATATCAAGCCAGATAACATGTTG gTGAACGAAGCTAAAAATATATTGAAGCTATGTGACTTTGGAAATGCCATGTTTGCTGGTAAAAATGAAATCACCCCATACCTTGTCAGCCGTTTTTATCGCGCCCCTGAGATAA TTTTGGGTCTGCCTTATGATCACCCCATGGACATCTGGTCAATTGGTTGCTGTTTGTTTGAGCTCTACACTGGGAAAGTTTTATTTCCTGGTTCTACCAATAATGACATGCTTCGTCTTCACATGGAATTGAAAGGTCCATTTCCCAAAAGGATGCTTCGAAAG GGAGCATTTGCCGACCAACACTTTGACCAGGATTTAAATTTTCTTGCCACAGAGGAGGACCCTGTCACAAAGAAG GGAATTAGGAGACTAATAGTAAACGTGAAGCCAAAAGATTTTGGCACACTGCTTCTGGGATCTCCTGGTGAGGATCCAAAAATGTTAGCTAATTTTAAAGACCTCATGGAAAAAATTTTTGTGTTGGATCCAGACAAGAGGTTGAGTGTATCTCAAGCCCTGAGCCATCCTTTCATCACGGGCAAGTGA
- the LOC140980621 gene encoding uncharacterized protein isoform X2 produces MATDSEPTRRKHHRSSSPDNADEHSKRRKHRHHRHRHHRHKSKKDNEEVPNDELEVGRIENDEVEDRKLGNSEDESGAVGDVVVSNGFRFTGVDYEMEEGEIVEDDDLGRYVHGEFEKSKKNLDSDLESGEIKTLQDNDSNLEVSKDNVKSVEKNSRKLDKDGEDRKAIGDPDEDRAFSLDDQGNRYYSHKNHENVHMVLSVDGKRTRKLDNMVYPSDQRKSLSSVKRHRVVSSFHSHEQYLNGSSPRSLSKSPVRTRERSRSRSILREPLIVEDTYLAEVNRRSNPGDERVIAPDRNNSDNSWDGMRPKDIKHHSSSYFEGTERSYKRDGREKHRKGSRERDSVKDKEKTRETEREKEREWERERERERTRNRDRARDKERERERERERERERGRNRDRERKGEGRNKDTDRGRTTDRDGGRPRSRDVDKDNESDRFRRRQMYDDEVSFRDRDDDFMHRRNVEDHSRDRSKKSDLENMGINSNSAEKDGENYMREEDIQEDYQDKIVMQLAEQEEDDLDRIKEESRRRKQAILEKYKIKSPKKNELKSEETVKNQDGQSSEQVVSAEVAADSIDNQVEGSEFFVPESNFSVGKSPLENGLSAIQRPAGIGTGGLGEGSPKSERSADMFCDDIFGESPTFVRKAGKADNTAIEKSELHDNWDDAEGYYGYRFGEILDGRYEIIAAHGRGVFSTVVRAKDLKAKSSDPEEVAIKIIRNNETMYKAGMEELVILKKLVKADPENKRHCVRFLSSFKYRNHLCLVFESLHMNLREVLKKFGRNIGLKLTAVRTYAKQLFIALKHLKNCRVLHCDIKPDNMLVNEAKNILKLCDFGNAMFAGKNEITPYLVSRFYRAPEIILGLPYDHPMDIWSIGCCLFELYTGKVLFPGSTNNDMLRLHMELKGPFPKRMLRKGAFADQHFDQDLNFLATEEDPVTKKGIRRLIVNVKPKDFGTLLLGSPGEDPKMLANFKDLMEKIFVLDPDKRLSVSQALSHPFITGK; encoded by the exons ATGGCTACCGATTCCGAACCCACACGCCGCAAGCACCACCGGTCCTCGTCCCCCGACAATGCCGACGAGCACTCAAAGCGCCGCAAGCACCGCCATCATCGCCACCGCCACCACCGCCACAAGAGCAAGAAAGACAACGAGGAAGTCCCGAATGATGAACTGGAAGTAGGAAGAATTGAAAATGATGAAGTCGAAGATAGGAAATTGGGAAATAGTGAGGATGAAAGCGGTGCTGTCGGTGATGTCGTCGTATCGAACGGATTTCGATTTACCGGGGTGGATTACGAAATGGAGGAAGGGGAGATTGTGGAGGATGACGATTTAGGTCGTTACGTTCATGGTGAGTTTGAGAAGTCGAAGAAGAATTTGGATTCCGACTTGGAGTCAGGAGAGATAAAAACTCTTCAGGACAACGATTCTAACCTG GAAGTTAGCAAAGACAATGTGAAAAGTGTAGAGAAAAATTCAAGGAAACTCGATAAAGATGGCGAGGATAGGAAAGCAATCGGTGATCCGGATGAGGACAGAGCATTTAGTTTGGATGATCAAGGAAACAGGTATTATTCACACAAAAATCACGAAAATGTGCATATGGTTCTTAGTGTGGATGGTAAGAGGACTAGAAAATTGGACAATATGGTTTATCCAAGTGATCAGAGGAAAAGTTTGTCATCTGTGAAAAGGCACAGAGTTGTTTCGTCCTTTCACTCGCATGAACAGTATCTGAATGGGAGTTCTCCTAGAAGCTTGTCAAAGTCGCCTGTAAGAACTAGGGAAAGGTCTCGGTCCCGAAGTATTTTGCGTGAGCCTTTAATTGTGGAAGACACTTATCTTGCAGAGGTAAATCGCAGGAGTAATCCTGGCGATGAAAGAGTGATTGCCCCCGACAGAAACAATAGTGATAATAGCTGGGATGGAATGAGGCCGAAAGATATAAAACACCATTCTAGCAGCTATTTTGAAGGAACAGAAAGGTCTTATAAGAGAGATGGGCGTGAGAAACACAGGAAGGGAAGCAGGGAGAGGGACTCAGTTAAGGATAAGGAGAAAACCAGGGAGACTGAACGGGAGAAGGAGAGAGAGTGGGAGAGAGAAAGGGAAAGGGAAAGGACCAGAAATCGTGATAGAGCTAGGGACAAGGAGAGGGAGAGGGAGAGGGAGAGGGAGAGGGAAAGGGAGCGGGGAAGGAACAGGGACAGGGAGAGAAAGGGAGAGGGGAGGAACAAGGATACTGATCGAGGTAGAACAACAGATAGAGATGGTGGCAGGCCTAGAAGCAGAGATGTTGATAAGGATAACGAGAGCGATAGATTCAGAAGGCGTCAGATGTATGATGATGAGGTTAGTTTCAGAGATAGGGACGATGATTTCATGCATAGAAGGAATGTTGAAGATCATTCCAGAGACAGATCAAAGAAAAGTGATTTGGAGAACATGGGCATTAACAGTAATTCAGCGGAGAAGGATGGCGAGAATTATATGAG GGAGGAGGATATACAAGAGGATTATCAAGATAAGATTGTGATGCAACTTGCTGAACAAGAAGAAGATGACCTTGATAGAATTAAGGAGGAAAGTAGGAGGCGCAAGCAAGCTAtccttgaaaaatataaaattaagagCCCTAAAAAAAATGAACTGAAATCAGAAGAAACAG TTAAGAATCAAGATGGACAGTCTTCTGAACAAGTGGTATCTGCAGAAGTTGCAGCAGATAGTATTGACAATCAGGTGGAAGGCTCAGAATTTTTTGTCCCCGAGTCAAACTTTTCGGTTGGAAAATCACCTTTGGAAAATGGTCTTTCAGCCATTCAGAGGCCAGCTGGAATTGGAACTGGTGGACTAGGTGAGGGTTCCCCTAAG AGTGAAAGGTCGGCGGATATGTTCTGTGATGATATATTTGGAGAGTCACCTACTTTTGTTCGTAAAGCG GGAAAAGCGGACAACACGGCTATTGAAAAAAGTGAGCTTCATGACAATTGGGATGATGCAGAAGGATACTATG GCTACCGTTTTGGAGAAATACTTGACGGTCGATACGAAATAATTGCTGCTCATGGGAGAGGCGTCTTTTCTACTGTTGTTCGAGCAAAGGATCTCAAAGCTAAATCCAGTGACCCTGAAGAAGTAGCAATTAAGATCATCCGCAATAATGAAACAAT GTATAAGGCAGGTATGGAAGAGTTGGTCATTCTTAAGAAGTTGGTCAAAGCAGACCCTGAGAACAAGCGCCACTGTGTTCGCTTTCTTTCCTCCTTCAAGTATCGAAATCATCTATGTTTAGTTTTTGAATCTCTGCATATGAACTTACGTGAGGTTCTTAAGAAATTTGGTCGTAATATTGGTCTGAAGCTTACTGCTGTGAGGACGTATGCAAAACAACTATTCATTGCGCTGAAACATCTGAAAAACTGCCGTGTTCTTCATTGTGATATCAAGCCAGATAACATGTTG gTGAACGAAGCTAAAAATATATTGAAGCTATGTGACTTTGGAAATGCCATGTTTGCTGGTAAAAATGAAATCACCCCATACCTTGTCAGCCGTTTTTATCGCGCCCCTGAGATAA TTTTGGGTCTGCCTTATGATCACCCCATGGACATCTGGTCAATTGGTTGCTGTTTGTTTGAGCTCTACACTGGGAAAGTTTTATTTCCTGGTTCTACCAATAATGACATGCTTCGTCTTCACATGGAATTGAAAGGTCCATTTCCCAAAAGGATGCTTCGAAAG GGAGCATTTGCCGACCAACACTTTGACCAGGATTTAAATTTTCTTGCCACAGAGGAGGACCCTGTCACAAAGAAG GGAATTAGGAGACTAATAGTAAACGTGAAGCCAAAAGATTTTGGCACACTGCTTCTGGGATCTCCTGGTGAGGATCCAAAAATGTTAGCTAATTTTAAAGACCTCATGGAAAAAATTTTTGTGTTGGATCCAGACAAGAGGTTGAGTGTATCTCAAGCCCTGAGCCATCCTTTCATCACGGGCAAGTGA
- the LOC140980624 gene encoding uncharacterized protein translates to MGAMANDSTASYVDWEEVMVSSEKGRREFHYYLKRNDGGTDLVVVGKEKSARHMSYYYAMKNNKALLSNLKRCSILKLRSRREVIDWIESILTGEQADGFFGRFGDDLESKLELDSIKDAQTQSLCRYKTEFTWIGSPWTCRKRRRHYEAFCRNGVVISVQDFVYVLAEEGKRLVAYLDDMYEDPRGNKMVVVRWFHRIDEVGFVLPRNYNDREIFFSLCLQDLSVECVDGHATVLSPEHYEKFMIKDWRIVLEPFVCYRQFDNDDVKPFDVTCVKGYWKQELLKEMSSPSVLEPIDEDREVKFSIGDDAVGWRPNKRIRWSKESEIFSNPSNKREHVENLEVCSGASADHKGNLNIGFRKEGCSHESLSKLGDAMLSNCRQYLTVGSRVELLSQDSGIRGCWFRALIIKKHKDKVKLQYQDVKDAIDDTKNLEEWILASRQAIPDALGIRISGRAIVRPTPLSDERRGSCVVNVGSVVDAWWHDGWWEGIVVKNNPVNKVHVYFPGEKKEQIFSVSDLRRSQEWIGNGWKNIKNRPEIISTLLEQETLLSTNKDADVKLEAGPFGKGDFSLPVDTNDLPNKVSKICGPMVIHDIKMPNDLETIRDLSKDLLLTHLSWKSSGKRRRSRSSVHKLRYGANCDYSGMQSFEKSFVRPSLKFDPDNCKYTNDSHFNPSVVSPMTSLVMSR, encoded by the exons ATGGGGGCGATGGCGAATGATTCAACGGCTTCGTATGTCGACTGGGAGGAGGTGATGGTTTCGAGCGAGAAGGGGCGGCGGGAGTTCCATTACTACCTCAAGCGCAACGATGGAGGGACGGATCTGGTGGTGGTAGGAAAAGAGAAGAGCGCCAGGCATATGTCATATTATTATGCGATGAAAAATAACAAGGCTTTGCTTTCGAATTTGAAGCGTTGCTCCATCTTGAAGCTGAGGTCGAGAAGAGAAGTTATTGATTGGATTGAGTCAATTCTTACAG GTGAGCAAGCTGATGGTTTCTTTGGGCGGTTTGGAGATGACCTGGAAAGCAAATTGGAGCTTGACAGTATTAAG GATGCCCAAACACAAAGTTTGTGTCGGTATAAGACTGAGTTCACGTGGATAGGTTCCCCATGGACTTGCCGGAAAAGACGGAGGCACTATGAAGCATTCTGTCGCAATGGTGTCGTAATTTCT GTTCAAGACTTTGTATATGTATTGGCCGAAGAAGGCAAACGACTTGTTGCTTACTTGGATGATATGTATGAAGACCCTCGAGGCAACAAAATGGTTGTGGTACGATGGTTTCACCGAATTGATGAGGTTGGTTTTGTTTTGCCTCGTAATTATAATGACAGAGAGATTTTCTTTTCTCTTTGTCTTCAAGATCTCAGTGTTGAATGCGTAGATGGACATGCAACGGTCCTCAGTCCAGAACATTATGAGAAATTTATGATCAAAGATTGGCGCATTGTGTTGGAGCCTTTTGTGTGTTATAGACAGTTCGATAACGATGATGTAAAGCCATTTGATGTAACATGCGTTAAAGGCTATTGGAAACAGGAACTGTTGAAGGAAATGTCTTCTCCTTCAGTACTTGAACCAATTGACGAGGATCGGGAAGTAAAATTCTCTATTGGCGATGATGCTGTTGGATGGAGACCCAACAAGAGAATTCGCTGGTCTAAAGAGAGTGAAATATTCTCGAACCCTTCTAACAAAAGAGAGCATGTTGAAAATCTAGAAGTTTGCTCGGGAGCTTCTGCTGATCATAAAGGAAACTTGAATATTGGCTTTCGGAAAGAAGGTTGCTCCCATGAATCTTTGTCCAAGCTAGGTGATGCTATGCTATCAAATTGTAGGCAATACCTGACTGTTGGCTCTCGAGTTGAATTGCTCTCTCAGGATAGTGGCATCAGGGGTTGTTGGTTCAGGGCATTGATCATCAAGAAGCACAAAGATAAGGTGAAACTGCAATATCAAGATGTCAAGGATGCAATTGATGACACAAAAAATCTTGAG GAGTGGATCTTGGCGTCTCGACAAGCTATACCTGACGCTTTAGGTATCCGGATATCTGGAAGGGCCATTGTTCGGCCTACACCATTGTCTGACGAGAGAAGAGGTTCCTGTGTGGTAAATGTTGGAAGCGTTGTTGATGCTTGGTGGCATGATGGATGGTGGGAAGGAATTGTTGTCAAGAACAACCCCGTAAATAAGGTTCATGTTTATTTTCCAG GGGAAAAGAAAGAGCAGATTTTTAGTGTTTCCGACTTGAGGCGGTCACAAGAATGGATTGGTAATGGGTGGAAAAACATCAAGAACAGGCCAGAGATCATCTCAACATTGCTCGAGCAAGAAACACTGTTAAGTACAAACAAAGACGCTGACGTAAAACTGGAGGCTGGTCCATTTGGTAAAGGCGATTTTAGTCTTCCGGTGGATACCAATGATCTACCTAATAAGGTTTCAAAAATTTGTGGCCCTATGGTGATCCATGATATCAAGATGCCAAATGATTTAGAAACTATTCGAGATCTCTCAAAAGATCTTTTGCTTACTCACTTGAGCTGGAAATCATCTGGTAAGAGAAGGCGTAGCCGGAGCTCAGTTCATAAGTTGCGTTATGGTGCAAATTGTGATTACTCAGGAATGCAATCATTTGAGAAATCCTTTGTGAGGCCATCCTTGAAGTTCGATCCAGACAATTGCAAATATACGAATGATTCTCACTTTAATCCATCAGTTGTCTCCCCCATGACAAGCTTGGTTATGTCTAGATAA